The proteins below are encoded in one region of Doryrhamphus excisus isolate RoL2022-K1 chromosome 4, RoL_Dexc_1.0, whole genome shotgun sequence:
- the LOC131127582 gene encoding gastrula zinc finger protein XlCGF57.1-like encodes MLKELVKERLMAAADDILALFERMIASYEEELSRTREEKERLRQQLEAVSKTGALLQLGDVEQLIGCQEERSPQPKEGGSSLKQEEPCPPHVKEEELWITQEGEEVGLTTTRLTGVSVKAEDQEDQPPESLFVSIKRPKDDWSSRRTTGGELHSEAGGPPPPLAKEEEEELRITQEGEEAGLTTAPLTGVSVKTEEQEDEPQAEKLLAPLSDGHDVTSHSPEDEGALSGDPDKKTGKKGFASSVCDKSFSFKSRLTEHVRQHAGQTPLSCSFCGRTFAIRFTLMQHMRTHSGQKPFSCSVCKSTFALRSTLMQHMATHTGEKPFCCSVCGGTFATRFTLMRHMRTHTGEKPFCCSVCDCKFALRSTLMQHMATHTGEKRFSCSCCGKRFSLKSYLASHMRTHTGEKPFSCSICGKGFSHRSNMTSHTRTHTGEKPFHCLICGKGFSERSTMALHMSGHTGEKPFSCSVCCKKFPLRSYLASHMKTHTGEKPFSCSVCGKGFSHRSNMTSHMRTHTGEKPYSCSVCAKGFSERSGMALHMRTHTGEKPFSCSVCGRRFSQRSSMASHMRTHTGEKPFSCSVCAKRFSKRSNMVYHMRTHRGENACPEGLGSARNEKDLEDVASSGSQPKHYWNQKDFEWSF; translated from the exons ATGCTGAAAGAGTTGGTGAAGGAACGACTAATGGCGGCGGCCGATGACATATTGGCGCTGTTTGAGAGAATGATAGCGtcctacgaggaggaactttctcgaacgAGAGAGGAGAAGGAGCGGCTTCgacaacaactggaagctgttAGCAAGACTGGAGCTCTGCTCCAACTCGGAG acgtcGAGCAGCTGATTGGTTGTCAAGAAGAACGTTCCCCTCAGCCAAAGGAGGGTGGCTCCAGTCTGAAGCAGGAGGAGCCCTGCCCCCCCCACGTGAAAGAGGAAGAACTGTGGATCACTCAGGAAGGAGAGGAGGTTGGTCTCACCACGACGCGACTGACTGGTGTCTCCGTGAAGGCTGAAGACCAGGAAGACCAACCACCCGAGTCCTTATTTGTATCCATCAAACGTCCAAAAGATGATTGGTCGTCAAGGAGAACTACAGGGGGTGAGCTCCACTCTGAAGCAGGaggacccccgcccccccttgcgaaagaggaagaggaggaactgcGGATCACTCAGGAAGGAGAGGAGGCTGGTCTCACCACGGCGCCTCTGACTGGTGTTTCCGTGAAGACTGAAGAGCAGGAAGATGAGCCTCAAGCAGAGAAGCTcttagctccgctatcagaCGGCCATGACGTAACGTCACACTCACCCGAGGATGAGGGCGCTCTGAGCGGCGATCCAGACAAGAAGACGGGTAAGAAAGGCTTTGCCAGCTCAGTTTGTGATAAAAGCTTTTCTTTCAAGAGCCGCTTGACAGAACATGTACGCCAACACGCAGGACAAACACCCTTGAGTTGTTCTTTTTGTGGCCGAACATTTGCCATCAGGTTCACGCTGATgcaacacatgagaacacacagtggacaaaaaccttttagttgttcAGTTTGCAAGAGTACATTTGCTCTGAGGTCCACTTTGATGCAACACATGGCGacgcacactggagaaaaacctttctgCTGCTCAGTCTGCGGCGGTACATTTGCTACAAGGTTCACTTTAATgcgacacatgagaacgcacacaggagaaaaacctttctgtTGTTCAGTTTGTGACTGTAAATTTGCGCTCAGGTCCACTTTGATGCAGCACATGGCGACACACACCGGTGAAAAACGTTTTAGTTGTTCATGTTGTGGAAAACGTTTCTCTCTAAAGTCATATTTGGCATCACACATGAGAacccacacaggagaaaaaccttttagttgttcAATTTGTGGGAAAGGATTCTCTCACAGGTCTAATATGACATCACACACCAGAACCCACACGGGAGAAAAGCCTTTTCATTGTTTGATTTGTGGGAAAGGATTCTCTGAAAGGTCAACCATGGCACTCCACATGAGTGGCCACACGGGTGAAAAACCAtttagttgctcagtttgtTGTAAAAAATTCCCCCTCAGGTCATATTTGGCGTCACACATGAAaacgcacactggagaaaaaccttttagttgttcAGTTTGTGGTAAAGGATTCTCTCATCGGTCTAATATGACATCGCACATGAGAACccacaccggagaaaaaccttaTAGTTGTTCGGTTTGTGCGAAAGGATTTTCCGAAAGGTCAGGTATGGCATTACACATGAGAacccacacaggagaaaaaccctttagtTGCTCAGTTTGCGGTCGACGATTCTCTCAGAGGTCAAGCATGGCATCACACATGAGAacccacacaggagaaaaacccttcAGTTGCTCAGTTTGCGCTAAAAGGTTTTCTAAAAGGTCAAACATGGTCTACCACATGCGGACACACCGAGGAGAGAACGCCTGTCCGGAAGGGTTGGGCTCAGCCCGGAATGAAAAGGACTTGGAGGACGTAGCTTCATCTGGCAGTCAGCCCAAACATTACTGGAACCAGAAGGACTTTGAATGGTCTTTCTGA